From the genome of Hyperolius riggenbachi isolate aHypRig1 chromosome 9, aHypRig1.pri, whole genome shotgun sequence, one region includes:
- the LOC137531514 gene encoding ras-related and estrogen-regulated growth inhibitor-like protein encodes MVVQITSSHHHQQAKMSEIGHQQQKVEANILVLGAENVGKSALTVRFLTRRFIGEYVGTESIYTHNVMVDGRETLFSIWDSVCPQNPTLQTCVSDEQLRWADGFILVYSICDRDSFNVVRQQLQRIRQLKKRHSSAPVIIVGNKRDLQHQRIVSSEEGRLLAISSDCGFFEISAAETYHGSLVVFHQLLESIRENRSSSKKNAGIKGIVRSMSAVFGRKRTE; translated from the exons ATGGTTGTTCAAATCAcctccagccaccaccaccagcaagcaaagatGAGCGAGATCGGCCACCAGCAGCAGAAAGTGGAAGCCAACATCCTGGTACTGGGCGCCGAAAACGTGGGCAAATCTG CACTCACAGTTCGCTTTCTGACCAGAAGGTTCATCGGCGAATACGTCGGCACAGAGTCCATCTACACCCACAACGTCATGGTGGACGGGCGAGAAACGCTATTCAGCATCTGGGATTCAGTTTGTCCACAG AACCCCACTCTCCAGACTTGCGTCAGCGATGAGCAGCTCCGATGGGCTGATGGCTTCATTcttgtctacagcatctgtgatCGGGACAGTTTCAACGTGGTGCGCCAACAGCTGCAGCGAATCCGGCAGCTCAAGAAGCGCCACAGCTCGGCCCCTGTCATCATCGTGGGCAACAAGCGCGACCTTCAGCACCAGCGCATAGTCTCCAGCGAAGAGGGTCGTCTGCTGGCCATCAGCTCCGACTGCGGCTTCTTTGAGATCTCGGCGGCCGAGACCTACCACGGCTCTCTGGTGGTCTTCCACCAACTCCTAGAGTCCATTCGGGAAAACCGCAGCTCCAGCAAGAAGAACGCCGGCATCAAGGGCATCGTCAGGAGCATGTCTGCCGTTTTTGGTCGGAAAAGAACGGAGTGA